A region from the Phycisphaeraceae bacterium genome encodes:
- a CDS encoding NUDIX hydrolase, translating to MLPKYLRSAKIVFKGKRFDIARTKGRHPREIIVHPGAVVILPFLDRETVALIRNERVAVGEKLWELPAGTLEPGEPPLSCARRELIEETGYRAKRVRQLTMFFTSPGICTEKMFAFVAEGLVQVGQHLDEGEKITVEPMGLSKTYDMVRRGKIRDGKSIATLLFYRSYLEGER from the coding sequence ATGCTTCCAAAATATCTCCGGTCAGCGAAGATCGTTTTCAAAGGCAAGCGTTTTGACATTGCCCGTACGAAGGGCAGACATCCGCGAGAAATCATCGTGCATCCTGGTGCCGTGGTGATCCTGCCGTTTCTGGACCGCGAGACCGTGGCATTGATACGTAACGAGCGCGTGGCTGTCGGCGAAAAATTGTGGGAATTGCCTGCCGGTACACTCGAACCGGGTGAGCCGCCTCTATCCTGCGCCAGGCGTGAGTTGATCGAGGAGACCGGCTATCGCGCCAAGCGCGTCCGTCAGCTGACGATGTTCTTCACCAGCCCTGGAATTTGCACGGAAAAGATGTTCGCATTCGTGGCTGAGGGATTGGTTCAGGTCGGTCAACATCTGGATGAAGGGGAAAAGATCACAGTTGAACCGATGGGCCTGTCGAAAACGTACGACATGGTAAGGCGAGGAAAAATCCGTGACGGCAAAAGTATCGCGACGTTGCTCTTTTATCGCTCGTACCTCGAGGGTGAACGATGA